One window from the genome of Magnetococcales bacterium encodes:
- the flgM gene encoding flagellar biosynthesis anti-sigma factor FlgM, producing MKIKGLNTAKLERISGGRVAKGKGRGRSSSVGASRRDGVEISDEARLSGMAGEAINGAPDIRAELVEPIKEAVAAGSYSVSSLEVADRILRQVLKERNRSF from the coding sequence ATGAAGATCAAGGGGTTGAACACAGCCAAGCTGGAAAGGATTTCCGGTGGTCGTGTCGCGAAAGGCAAGGGACGGGGTCGCAGCTCTTCGGTGGGAGCCTCCCGTCGGGACGGTGTGGAGATTTCCGACGAGGCCCGTTTGAGCGGTATGGCTGGCGAGGCCATCAACGGGGCGCCGGACATTCGCGCCGAATTGGTGGAACCGATCAAGGAGGCGGTGGCGGCTGGGAGTTATAGCGTTTCCAGCTTGGAAGTCGCCGACCGGATCCTGAGGCAGGTGCTGAAGGAACGTAACCGATCCTTTTGA